The window TCGAAGATACGCCATTGGTGATCTTGTGGGGACATAACCCGAACGAAACCATTTTTGGCCATACTAATCATTATTTCCAAAAAATGAAAAAAAATGGCACCAAATTCATTGTGGTTGACCCACGCTATTCGGATACCGCATCGTCATTAGCCGACCAGTGGATCCCCATTTTGCCGACCACAGACAACGCGATGATGGATGCCATGATGTATGTGATCATCAGCGAAGGTCTTCATGATCAGGCCTTTATTGATAAATACACCTTGGGGTTTGATGAGCACCAAATGCCTGAAGGCATCCCTGAAAATGAGTCATTAATGGCTTATTTAATGGGAAAAAAAGATGGTGTGGTGAAAACCCCAGAGTGGGCGGAACCCATCACGAAAGTCCCCGCCGATACCATTCGTCAACTGGCTCGCGAATATGCCAATACAAAACCAGCGGCCTTAATGCAAGGTTGGGGCCCCCAGCGCCATATCTGTGGTGAACGCTCTGCAAGAGGTGCCACGCTATTAGCCACCATCACCGGAAATGTAGGCGTGAAAGGGGGTTGGGCTGCGGGCTATGGTATGGCAGTCACCCCTGACTTACGTAAAACGTTAGCGGGGCCGAGCTTATTTGAAAACCCAGTCAAAGCAAAAATCAATATCACCAATTGGGTACAAGCTTGTGAGAACAAAGACCTTGTGACGCCAAATAATGGTTTAAAAAACGCAGAAAAACTCGATACGGAAATCAAAATGATTTTTTCGTTGGCGGGTAACTATATGACTAACCAGAACCCCGACATTTTGCATGCGGCTAACGTTCTGGAAGATGAAAGTAAAGTTGAGTTTATTGTTTACAGTGACTTATACATGACACCTAGCGCCAAGTATGCCGATGTTTTACTGCCTGAAACCAGCTTCTTAGAACGTTGGAATGTGGGGGGGACATGGGGAACGGGTAACTACATTATTTTGTCCGAGAAAGTGATTGAGCCTGAATTTGAGCGCCGTAGTGACTATGAATGGTTACGTGACGTAGCTGAAAAACTTGGGGTTGGTGAGAAATTCAGTGAAGGGCGCACAGAAAAAGAGTGGATTGAACATTTAGTCAATGACGCTCATCAGAAGCGCCCAGAAGACGGCATTCCAACGTTTGATGAGTTGCTAATTAAACGTCGCCATCTCTTAAAACATAAACCCCATACTGGCCATGTCGCCTTTGAGAAAAATATTAATGATATCGATAATAACCCGTTTGAAACGCCATCTGGAAAAATTGAAATTTTTTCTCAGCGTCTTTATGAACGTCATGATGTGGAGATCCCTGCATTATCTCATTACGTACCTGCCATTGAAGGGCCAGAAGACGAGCTAATTTCACGTTATCCATTGCAATTAATTACTTGGAAAGGCCGTAATCGTGCCAATTCAACGCAATTTGCGAACCCGTGGCTACAAGAAGTGCAGCGCCAAGAGTTGTGGATCAACCCCATTGATGCCAAAAAACGAAATATTACGGATGGAGAGCGCGTCAAAGTGAATAACGACCGCGGTATCACTATGGTGCCCGTCAAAATCACCCAGCGGATTATGCCCGGAGTGGTGGCTTTACAAGCAGGAGCATGGTGGCAACCTGATGAAAATGGCGTTGACCAAGGCGGTTGCGCTAACGTTTTAACATCAGCCCGTAGCACCGCAATGGCACATGGAAATGCCCATCAAACCTTATTGGTGGAGGTAAGCAAAGCATGAGTAAATTTCACGTTTATCCCGCGATAAGCAGCAAACAGCTTGGTTTTTATATCGACTCTGCACGCTGCTCAGGTTGTAAAGCCTGCCAAGTCGCGTGCAAAGATAAAAATAACCTTGATGTCGGGCGCAAATATCGTCGCGTATATGAAATCGCTGGCGGTGAGTTTATTGAAAATGGCTCTGGGGGATTGGTGAATAACGTCTTTGCTTATACGTTATCCATTTCATGCAACCACTGCGCCGACCCAATGTGTGTGAAAAACTGCCCGACAACGGCAATGCACAAACGTGAAGGGGACGGTATCGTGATGGTCAACACAGATAAATGTGTGGGTTGTGGAACTTGTGCGTGGTCTTGCCCCTATGGCGCACCGCAAATGAACCCGGAAACCAAGCAAATGTCGAAATGTGATTTTTGTATCGACTTACAACTAAAAGGGGAGCAACCCGTCTGCGTCGCCACGTGTCCATTAGGGGCAATTCAGTTTGGCCCGATAGATGAATTAAGACAACGTTATGGCGAGCTGGCGGATGTTCGTGGGCTACCGGACTCATCGATTACGCATCCAAATTTAGTGATCCACCCGCACCAAGGGGCTGGCCGTACTCAAAACTCTCAAGGAGAAGCCAAATGAATGAATGGCCACTATTGTTATTCACATTTTTGATGCAAACATCCATTGGGTTGAGTGTGATGTTAGCGCTTTTCGCAAAAAAATTATCAGCGGCGTTGGGCCGTAAAGTTAATGCACAATTTTTGTTGTGGTATGTGTTTGTCGCCTGTGTCTTCGCGGGTATTGGTTTGTTGTCTTCAATTACCCACTTAGGGGTTCCTTTGAATGCGCCTAATTCATTGTTGAATATTTTTTCATCATGGTTAAGCCGTGAAGTGGTGTTCACTGCCACCTATTTTGCTTTTCTTGGGCTGACCTTTCTATGGCTCTGGTTCAAAAAGGAGCTGTCATATCTGTTACTTGGTTTAGCGATTATCGCTGGGCTGTGTGATGTATATGCCATGGCTTCAATTTATCGTTATACATCAATGTTAACGTGGATGAATGATAATACCTATTTGATGTTCTACGGCACGATGTTAACTGCGGGAGCTGCTGGGTATTATTTATTAATCAATTTGTTATTGCGTTTTCATGCAGGATCGCCAGCGGCGCAAGTTTCAACTCGCGGGTTATGGA is drawn from Providencia huaxiensis and contains these coding sequences:
- a CDS encoding DMSO/selenate family reductase complex A subunit, which translates into the protein MENYHDQADSKSLIDPITRRRFIQGSSALMAVPFIATNTVASTPENPNIIPTTTLENNGERVVSTCSSFDCGGKCDIRAHVKEGVVTRISTRPDADLDEEMPIMRACVRGRSYRKFVYHPNRLKYPMKRVGKRGEGRFERISWEEVTTLIADNMQRINAQYGPASRFVSLSTGVTGGIFSGANMLRRLFNITGGFLENYHSVSNGNTMAVTPYTYGTSASGSTLDTLEDTPLVILWGHNPNETIFGHTNHYFQKMKKNGTKFIVVDPRYSDTASSLADQWIPILPTTDNAMMDAMMYVIISEGLHDQAFIDKYTLGFDEHQMPEGIPENESLMAYLMGKKDGVVKTPEWAEPITKVPADTIRQLAREYANTKPAALMQGWGPQRHICGERSARGATLLATITGNVGVKGGWAAGYGMAVTPDLRKTLAGPSLFENPVKAKINITNWVQACENKDLVTPNNGLKNAEKLDTEIKMIFSLAGNYMTNQNPDILHAANVLEDESKVEFIVYSDLYMTPSAKYADVLLPETSFLERWNVGGTWGTGNYIILSEKVIEPEFERRSDYEWLRDVAEKLGVGEKFSEGRTEKEWIEHLVNDAHQKRPEDGIPTFDELLIKRRHLLKHKPHTGHVAFEKNINDIDNNPFETPSGKIEIFSQRLYERHDVEIPALSHYVPAIEGPEDELISRYPLQLITWKGRNRANSTQFANPWLQEVQRQELWINPIDAKKRNITDGERVKVNNDRGITMVPVKITQRIMPGVVALQAGAWWQPDENGVDQGGCANVLTSARSTAMAHGNAHQTLLVEVSKA
- a CDS encoding DMSO/selenate family reductase complex B subunit, translating into MSKFHVYPAISSKQLGFYIDSARCSGCKACQVACKDKNNLDVGRKYRRVYEIAGGEFIENGSGGLVNNVFAYTLSISCNHCADPMCVKNCPTTAMHKREGDGIVMVNTDKCVGCGTCAWSCPYGAPQMNPETKQMSKCDFCIDLQLKGEQPVCVATCPLGAIQFGPIDELRQRYGELADVRGLPDSSITHPNLVIHPHQGAGRTQNSQGEAK
- a CDS encoding dimethyl sulfoxide reductase anchor subunit family protein yields the protein MNEWPLLLFTFLMQTSIGLSVMLALFAKKLSAALGRKVNAQFLLWYVFVACVFAGIGLLSSITHLGVPLNAPNSLLNIFSSWLSREVVFTATYFAFLGLTFLWLWFKKELSYLLLGLAIIAGLCDVYAMASIYRYTSMLTWMNDNTYLMFYGTMLTAGAAGYYLLINLLLRFHAGSPAAQVSTRGLWILWAVIGISLLVRLAYQPTYESYLVSTSYNNESITFPIDSIHAYQGIWSLRITSWVVGILSVIVLGYGLFRHMRQTASGVMSSSSKGYLVVGCAAAMIAEFMLRYCFYTIH